The proteins below are encoded in one region of Terriglobia bacterium:
- the ychF gene encoding redox-regulated ATPase YchF, whose product MKTGIIGLPQVGKTSLFKILTKVDVSTRGHSNPREAHLGIAKVPDDRLDRLAAQYNPKKLTHAVVEYADVAAIGQEALKETAFLTALRTVDALAHVLRAFDDPSIPHVGDINPLRDAKTVDFDLIVSDLGQVEKRLERLEKDLKKMKNAELERENDLILRAKAHLEKELPLREMEITADDEKRIRGFMFLSQKPILYVLNVNESQTLGDDLEKAVSKFGLQEISSRKNAGATAICGKVEAELADMSDEEAQEFLSSYGLKESGLTRLIRKTYELLGVISFFTIGEDECRAWTVPRGSRAQNAAGAIHSDLEKHFIRAETIHWDTLLEAGSEANARAKGQLRLEGKEYIVQDGDVMHIRHSG is encoded by the coding sequence ATGAAAACAGGTATCATCGGCCTGCCGCAGGTGGGCAAGACATCGCTGTTTAAAATTCTGACCAAAGTGGACGTATCAACCCGCGGCCACTCGAATCCCCGTGAAGCGCATTTGGGGATCGCCAAAGTCCCCGACGACCGTCTCGACCGTCTTGCGGCCCAATACAACCCCAAGAAGCTGACGCATGCGGTGGTGGAATACGCTGACGTGGCCGCCATCGGCCAGGAAGCATTGAAGGAAACGGCTTTCCTCACAGCCCTGCGCACCGTGGACGCGCTGGCCCACGTTCTGCGCGCCTTTGACGATCCTTCCATCCCTCACGTAGGTGACATCAACCCGCTGCGCGACGCCAAGACCGTGGACTTTGACCTAATCGTAAGCGACCTGGGCCAGGTGGAAAAACGTCTGGAGCGCCTGGAAAAAGATTTAAAGAAGATGAAGAACGCGGAGCTTGAGCGGGAAAATGACTTGATCCTGCGCGCCAAGGCGCATCTGGAAAAAGAGCTGCCCCTGCGCGAAATGGAAATCACCGCCGACGACGAGAAGCGCATCCGCGGCTTCATGTTCCTGAGCCAGAAACCGATTCTCTACGTGCTGAACGTCAATGAATCGCAGACCCTGGGCGACGATCTGGAAAAAGCTGTCAGTAAATTCGGGCTACAGGAAATCTCGTCGCGCAAAAACGCTGGCGCTACGGCTATCTGCGGCAAAGTCGAAGCCGAACTCGCAGACATGAGCGACGAGGAAGCGCAGGAATTTCTTTCCAGTTACGGACTCAAAGAGAGCGGCCTGACACGCCTGATCCGCAAGACCTACGAATTGCTGGGCGTGATTTCATTCTTCACCATTGGTGAAGATGAGTGCCGCGCCTGGACCGTGCCGCGGGGATCGCGCGCGCAGAACGCCGCGGGCGCAATCCATTCCGATCTGGAAAAGCATTTCATCCGCGCGGAAACCATTCACTGGGACACCTTGCTGGAAGCGGGCTCTGAAGCCAATGCTCGCGCCAAAGGCCAGCTGCGGCTGGAAGGCAAAGAGTACATCGTTCAGGACGGCGACGTGATGCATATCCGCCACAGCGGATAG
- the truA gene encoding tRNA pseudouridine(38-40) synthase TruA produces MRNLKLTLAYDGHDFAGWQVQPDRLSVQGTLVSAFEHLTGEKTLPQGSGRTDAGVHALAQVATVTTNSPIPVDNLVRALNDILPRSIRVLAAEEMPPEFHARRSAIAKTYRYHIYRGAICSPFQARYVYHHPYPLNESLMIQAAALVEGEHDFTSFAAVDPEKRKETLAADQETLAANAGLEPNNVRTIFLSQWQRHADELIYTVRGNGFLHHMVRNLVGTFLMVGKGSLSVADVRRILELRDRSAAAATAPASGLFLVSVEY; encoded by the coding sequence TTGCGAAATCTCAAACTCACGCTCGCTTACGATGGTCACGACTTCGCCGGATGGCAGGTCCAGCCCGACCGACTGTCCGTTCAGGGGACACTGGTGTCCGCTTTCGAACACCTCACGGGCGAAAAAACTCTCCCGCAAGGCTCTGGCCGCACCGATGCAGGCGTCCACGCGCTCGCTCAAGTCGCCACCGTAACCACTAATTCTCCCATTCCGGTCGACAACCTGGTTCGCGCTTTAAATGACATTCTTCCCCGCTCCATACGCGTTCTTGCCGCGGAAGAAATGCCGCCTGAATTCCACGCGCGCCGCTCGGCTATCGCCAAAACTTACCGATACCACATCTATCGTGGAGCAATTTGCTCTCCATTCCAGGCGCGCTATGTTTACCACCATCCTTATCCGCTCAACGAATCGCTCATGATCCAGGCCGCCGCCCTCGTTGAAGGCGAGCATGACTTCACCAGCTTCGCCGCCGTCGATCCAGAAAAACGCAAAGAAACTCTTGCAGCCGATCAAGAGACTCTCGCGGCAAATGCCGGACTTGAACCCAACAACGTCCGCACCATCTTTCTCTCCCAATGGCAGCGCCACGCCGACGAATTGATCTATACCGTCCGCGGCAACGGATTTCTTCACCACATGGTGCGCAACCTCGTCGGAACATTTCTCATGGTCGGCAAAGGCAGCCTCTCAGTCGCCGATGTCCGGCGCATTCTTGAACTCCGTGACCGCTCCGCCGCCGCAGCCACCGCCCCAGCGAGCGGACTGTTCCTGGTGAGCGTTGAGTACTAA
- a CDS encoding MoxR family ATPase: MASTEIKSSTTSTSARAAAIEQSLRTIIRGNDEVLRLALVSVLARGHLLIEGVPGVGKTTLAHALSRALDCSFQRIQFTSDMLPSDVLGISVFSASESQFEFKAGPIFTNVLLADEINRTTPKTQSALLEAMNEGQVTMDGNSHPLPQPFLVIATQNPIEHHGTYPLPESQLDRFLLRVRMGYPQGDNEREILRSEAGAARLDSVKPVATGADIIAMQDEVTQVKVDDSLVDYALEIVKKTREIETLSLGVSPRGSLMLYRAAQAMAYLEGRRFATPADFKQLVVPVFSHRVVVNARYSSTLKKSDQGDNILRDIVQSVPVPV, from the coding sequence ATGGCTTCCACTGAAATTAAGTCTTCCACCACCAGCACCAGCGCCCGAGCGGCGGCTATTGAGCAATCGCTGCGCACCATCATCCGCGGCAACGATGAAGTGTTGCGCCTGGCCCTGGTCTCGGTGCTCGCGCGCGGCCACCTGCTGATTGAAGGCGTACCCGGCGTCGGCAAAACCACGCTGGCCCACGCTCTTTCACGGGCGCTTGATTGCAGCTTTCAGCGGATCCAGTTCACCAGTGACATGCTGCCGTCGGACGTGCTGGGCATCTCAGTCTTCTCGGCGTCAGAAAGCCAGTTCGAATTCAAGGCCGGCCCGATTTTTACCAATGTCTTGCTGGCCGATGAAATCAATCGCACCACGCCCAAAACGCAGTCCGCCCTTCTGGAAGCGATGAATGAAGGCCAGGTCACCATGGACGGCAATTCGCATCCATTGCCGCAGCCTTTTCTGGTGATCGCCACGCAGAACCCGATTGAACATCACGGCACGTATCCGCTGCCGGAATCGCAGCTTGACCGTTTTCTGCTGCGCGTCCGCATGGGCTATCCGCAAGGCGATAACGAACGCGAGATTCTGCGCTCTGAAGCTGGCGCAGCCCGCTTGGATTCCGTGAAGCCCGTCGCCACCGGCGCGGACATCATCGCCATGCAGGATGAAGTCACACAGGTGAAGGTGGACGATTCGCTCGTCGACTACGCGCTGGAAATCGTCAAAAAGACCCGCGAGATTGAAACGCTTTCGCTCGGCGTCTCGCCCCGCGGATCGCTCATGCTCTATCGCGCCGCGCAGGCCATGGCCTATCTTGAAGGGCGCCGCTTCGCCACGCCCGCCGACTTTAAGCAGCTCGTCGTGCCGGTCTTCTCGCATCGCGTTGTGGTGAATGCCCGTTATTCTTCCACGCTGAAGAAATCCGACCAGGGCGACAATATTCTCCGCGACATTGTTCAGTCGGTGCCTGTGCCGGTTTAG
- a CDS encoding DUF4149 domain-containing protein, translating into MSFLRFLMLLALIVWIGGIIFFAFVLAPTLFGVLPTTKLAGDVVNATLGKLHWMGLISGVVFLVCSLVYNWQKYVQLRPFALSHIFIVLMLAFTMVSQFGITPRMRELRSSPSMMESSLGRAEFDSLHAWSTRLEGGVLFLGLGIVILTARRFDSSN; encoded by the coding sequence ATGTCCTTTCTTCGATTTCTCATGCTGCTGGCGCTAATCGTGTGGATCGGCGGGATTATCTTTTTTGCGTTCGTGCTGGCGCCGACTCTTTTTGGCGTCCTGCCAACAACTAAATTGGCGGGCGACGTTGTGAACGCGACGCTGGGTAAGCTTCACTGGATGGGATTGATATCCGGCGTGGTTTTCCTGGTTTGCTCACTCGTTTATAACTGGCAGAAATATGTTCAACTCCGGCCGTTTGCCTTGAGCCATATTTTTATTGTGCTGATGCTTGCTTTCACGATGGTCTCGCAATTCGGGATCACGCCACGGATGCGTGAGCTGCGATCAAGCCCTTCAATGATGGAATCGTCTCTCGGCCGGGCCGAATTCGACAGTCTTCATGCATGGTCCACCCGCCTTGAAGGCGGCGTTCTCTTCCTCGGTCTTGGCATCGTCATTTTGACTGCGCGACGGTTCGACTCGAGCAATTAG